In Salmonella enterica subsp. enterica serovar Typhimurium str. LT2, a single window of DNA contains:
- the dppD gene encoding dipeptide transport protein (ABC superfamily (atp_bind); similar to E. coli putative ATP-binding component of dipeptide transport system (AAC76566.1); Blastp hit to AAC76566.1 (327 aa), 95% identity in aa 1 - 327) — MALLNVDQLSVHFGDEGTPFKAVDRISYSVKQGEVVGIVGESGSGKSVSSLAIMGLIDYPGRVMAENLLFNGQDLKRISEKERRNLVGAEVAMIFQDPMTSLNPCYTVGFQIMEAIKVHQGGNKKTRRQRAIDLLNQVGIPDPASRLDVYPHQLSGGMSQRVMIAMAIACRPKLLIADEPTTALDVTIQAQIIELLLELQQKENMALVLITHDLALVAEAAHKIIVMYAGQVVETGAAQDIFRAPRHPYTQALLRALPEFAQDKARLASLPGVVPGKYDRPTGCLLNPRCPYATDRCRAEEPALNQLDDGRQSKCHYPLDDAGRPTL, encoded by the coding sequence ATGGCGTTATTAAATGTAGATCAATTATCGGTGCACTTCGGCGACGAAGGGACACCGTTCAAAGCCGTCGACCGCATTAGCTACAGCGTGAAGCAGGGTGAGGTGGTCGGGATTGTCGGCGAGTCTGGTTCCGGCAAATCCGTCAGCTCGCTGGCAATTATGGGGCTTATCGATTACCCAGGCCGCGTGATGGCGGAAAACCTGCTCTTTAACGGACAGGATCTGAAGCGCATTTCCGAGAAGGAACGTCGCAACCTGGTGGGCGCTGAAGTGGCGATGATTTTCCAGGACCCGATGACCAGCCTCAATCCTTGCTATACCGTTGGCTTTCAGATTATGGAAGCCATCAAGGTACATCAGGGCGGGAACAAGAAAACCCGTCGTCAGCGAGCGATTGACCTGTTGAACCAGGTGGGTATTCCCGATCCGGCTTCTCGTCTGGATGTCTATCCGCACCAGCTTTCTGGCGGCATGAGTCAGCGTGTGATGATTGCGATGGCCATAGCCTGTCGACCAAAGCTGTTAATTGCCGATGAACCGACCACGGCGCTGGATGTGACCATTCAGGCGCAAATCATTGAGCTGCTGCTGGAGTTGCAGCAAAAAGAGAACATGGCGCTGGTGCTGATTACCCATGACCTGGCGCTGGTGGCGGAAGCGGCGCACAAAATTATCGTCATGTACGCCGGGCAGGTCGTCGAAACCGGCGCTGCGCAGGATATTTTCCGCGCGCCGCGTCATCCCTACACCCAGGCACTGCTACGCGCGTTACCAGAGTTTGCTCAGGACAAAGCGCGCCTGGCGTCGCTGCCGGGCGTGGTGCCGGGGAAATATGACCGACCGACGGGCTGTCTGCTTAACCCGCGCTGCCCCTACGCCACGGACAGATGTCGTGCGGAAGAACCTGCTCTCAACCAACTGGACGATGGACGTCAGTCAAAATGTCATTACCCACTCGATGATGCCGGGAGGCCCACACTATGA
- the dppC gene encoding dipeptide transport protein 2 (ABC superfamily (membrane); similar to E. coli dipeptide transport system permease protein 2 (AAC76567.1); Blastp hit to AAC76567.1 (300 aa), 94% identity in aa 1 - 300), with translation MSQVTENNVNAAPAPMTPLREFWHYFKRNKGAVVGLAYVLIVILIAVFANFIAPYNPAEQFRDALLAPPVWQEGGSWAHILGTDDVGRDVLSRLMYGARLSLLVGCLVVVLSLVMGIILGLVAGYFGGLVDNIIMRVVDIMLALPSLLLALVLVAIFGPSIGNAALALTFVALPHYVRLTRAAVLVEVNRDYVTASRVAGAGAMRQMFVNIFPNCLAPLIVQASLGFSNAILDMAALGFLGMGAQPPTPEWGTMLSDVLQFAQSAWWVVTFPGLAILLTVLAFNLMGDGLRDALDPKLKQ, from the coding sequence ATGTCACAGGTTACTGAAAATAATGTTAATGCCGCACCGGCGCCCATGACGCCATTGCGGGAGTTCTGGCACTATTTCAAACGCAATAAAGGCGCGGTCGTCGGGCTGGCGTATGTTCTCATCGTGATCCTGATTGCGGTGTTTGCCAACTTTATTGCGCCGTACAACCCGGCAGAGCAGTTCCGCGATGCGCTGCTGGCGCCGCCGGTCTGGCAGGAAGGCGGCAGTTGGGCGCATATTCTGGGAACGGATGATGTTGGTCGCGATGTCCTCTCGCGCCTGATGTATGGCGCGCGTTTGTCACTGCTGGTCGGCTGTCTGGTGGTCGTCCTGTCGCTGGTAATGGGGATTATTCTCGGCCTGGTCGCGGGCTACTTCGGCGGTCTGGTCGATAACATCATCATGCGCGTGGTCGATATTATGCTGGCCCTGCCGAGCCTGCTGCTGGCGCTGGTGCTGGTGGCGATCTTCGGCCCCTCCATCGGCAACGCTGCGCTGGCGTTGACGTTTGTGGCGCTGCCGCACTATGTCCGCTTAACCCGCGCGGCGGTTCTGGTAGAGGTGAACCGCGATTATGTGACTGCCTCCCGCGTGGCGGGCGCAGGCGCGATGCGTCAGATGTTCGTCAATATTTTCCCGAACTGCCTTGCGCCGCTGATCGTTCAGGCGTCACTGGGCTTCTCTAACGCCATTCTCGATATGGCTGCCCTCGGCTTTCTTGGCATGGGCGCACAGCCGCCTACGCCGGAATGGGGCACCATGCTCTCTGACGTTCTGCAGTTCGCGCAAAGCGCCTGGTGGGTCGTGACCTTCCCGGGGCTGGCGATTCTGCTGACGGTACTGGCATTTAACCTGATGGGTGACGGTCTGCGTGACGCGCTCGATCCCAAACTGAAGCAGTAA
- the dppB gene encoding dipeptide transport protein 1 (ABC superfamily (membrane); similar to E. coli dipeptide transport system permease protein 1 (AAC76568.1); Blastp hit to AAC76568.1 (339 aa), 97% identity in aa 1 - 339), whose product MLQFILRRLGLVIPTFIGITLLTFAFVHMIPGDPVMIMAGERGISPERHAQLLAELGLDKPMWQQYLHYIWGVMHGDLGISLKSRIPVWDEFVPRFKATLELGVCAMIFAVAVGIPVGVLAAVKRGSIFDHTAVGLALTGYSMPIFWWGMMLIMLVSVHWNLTPVSGRVSDMVFLDDTNPLTGFMLIDTAIWGEEGNFIDALAHMILPAMVLGTIPLAVIVRMTRSSMLEVLGEDYIRTARAKGLTRMRVIIVHALRNAMLPVVTVIGLQVGTLLAGAILTETIFSWPGLGRWLIDALQRRDYPVVQGGVLLVATMIILVNLLVDLLYGVVNPRIRHKK is encoded by the coding sequence ATGTTGCAGTTCATTCTCCGACGTTTGGGACTCGTTATCCCGACGTTTATCGGTATTACCCTTCTCACCTTTGCCTTTGTCCACATGATCCCCGGCGATCCGGTGATGATCATGGCGGGTGAGCGAGGTATTTCCCCTGAGCGTCATGCTCAACTGCTGGCTGAACTCGGTCTTGATAAACCGATGTGGCAGCAGTACCTCCATTATATCTGGGGGGTGATGCATGGCGATTTAGGCATCTCGCTGAAAAGCCGAATCCCTGTATGGGACGAGTTTGTGCCTCGCTTTAAAGCGACGCTGGAACTTGGCGTCTGCGCCATGATTTTTGCCGTCGCCGTGGGGATTCCGGTGGGCGTGCTGGCCGCAGTGAAGCGCGGTTCTATCTTCGATCACACTGCCGTTGGCCTGGCGCTGACCGGTTACTCTATGCCTATCTTCTGGTGGGGCATGATGCTGATCATGCTGGTCTCCGTCCACTGGAACCTGACGCCGGTTTCCGGGCGCGTGAGCGATATGGTGTTCCTTGATGATACCAATCCGTTGACGGGCTTTATGCTGATCGACACCGCTATCTGGGGCGAAGAGGGTAACTTTATTGATGCGCTGGCGCATATGATCCTGCCTGCGATGGTGCTCGGCACAATCCCGCTGGCCGTCATTGTGCGTATGACCCGTTCGTCGATGCTGGAAGTGCTGGGGGAGGATTACATCCGTACCGCACGCGCCAAAGGGTTGACCAGGATGCGCGTCATTATCGTCCATGCTCTGCGTAACGCCATGCTGCCAGTCGTCACCGTGATCGGCCTGCAGGTCGGGACGCTGCTGGCAGGCGCGATTCTGACAGAAACTATCTTCTCGTGGCCCGGTCTGGGGCGCTGGCTGATCGATGCGCTGCAACGCCGCGATTATCCGGTAGTGCAGGGCGGCGTGTTACTGGTAGCGACGATGATTATTCTCGTCAACCTGCTGGTAGACCTGCTGTACGGCGTGGTGAACCCGCGTATTCGGCATAAGAAGTAA
- the dppA gene encoding dipeptide transport protein (ABC superfamily (peri_perm); similar to E. coli dipeptide transport protein (AAC76569.1); Blastp hit to AAC76569.1 (535 aa), 93% identity in aa 1 - 535) — protein sequence MSISLKKSGMLKLGLSLVAMTVAASVQAKTLVYCSEGSPEGFNPQLFTSGTTYDASSVPIYNRLVEFKTGTTEVIPGLAEKWDISEDGKTYTFHLRKGVKWQSSKDFKPTRELNADDVVFSFDRQKNEQNPYHKVSGGSYEYFEGMGLPDLISEVKKVDDHTVQFVLTRPEAPFLADLAMDFASILSKEYADNMLKAGTPEKVDLNPVGTGPFQLVQYQKDSRILYKAFDGYWGTKPQIDRLVFSITPDASVRYAKLQKNECQVMPYPNPADIARMKEDKNINLMEQAGLNVGYLSYNVQKKPLDDVKVRQALTYAVNKEAIIKAVYQGAGVAAKNLIPPTMWGYNDDIKDYGYDPEKAKALLKEAGLEKGFTIDLWAMPVQRPYNPNARRMAEMIQADWAKIGVQAKIVTYEWGEYLKRAKDGEHQTVMMGWTGDNGDPDNFFATLFSCDAAQQGSNYSKWCYKPFEDLIQPARATDDHNKRIELYKQAQVVMHDQAPALIIAHSTVYEPVRKEVKGYVVDPLGKHHFENVSVE from the coding sequence ATGAGTATTTCCTTGAAGAAGTCAGGGATGCTGAAGCTTGGTTTGAGCCTGGTGGCCATGACCGTTGCAGCAAGCGTGCAGGCCAAAACCCTGGTTTATTGTTCAGAAGGCTCGCCGGAAGGCTTTAACCCACAGCTCTTTACGTCTGGCACCACCTATGATGCCAGCTCCGTACCTATCTATAACCGTCTGGTTGAATTCAAAACCGGCACCACGGAAGTGATCCCGGGTCTTGCTGAGAAGTGGGATATCAGCGAAGACGGTAAAACCTATACGTTCCACCTACGTAAAGGGGTGAAATGGCAATCCAGCAAGGATTTCAAACCCACGCGCGAGCTGAACGCCGATGATGTCGTGTTCTCTTTTGACCGGCAGAAAAACGAGCAGAACCCGTACCATAAAGTGTCTGGCGGCAGCTATGAATACTTTGAAGGCATGGGGCTGCCGGATCTGATTAGCGAAGTGAAGAAGGTCGACGATCACACGGTGCAGTTTGTGCTGACGCGTCCGGAAGCGCCGTTCCTTGCCGATTTAGCCATGGACTTTGCCTCTATTCTTTCCAAAGAATATGCTGACAACATGCTGAAAGCCGGTACGCCGGAAAAAGTGGATCTGAACCCGGTCGGCACTGGCCCGTTCCAACTGGTGCAATATCAGAAAGACTCCCGCATTCTCTACAAAGCCTTTGACGGCTACTGGGGCACGAAGCCGCAGATTGACCGTCTGGTCTTCTCCATCACGCCTGACGCCTCTGTGCGTTACGCCAAACTGCAGAAGAACGAATGTCAGGTGATGCCGTATCCGAACCCGGCGGATATTGCGCGCATGAAAGAAGATAAAAACATCAACCTGATGGAGCAGGCCGGTCTGAACGTGGGTTATCTCTCCTATAACGTGCAGAAAAAACCGCTGGATGATGTCAAAGTTCGCCAGGCGTTGACCTATGCCGTGAATAAAGAGGCCATCATCAAAGCCGTTTATCAGGGCGCGGGCGTTGCGGCGAAAAACCTGATCCCGCCGACAATGTGGGGCTACAACGACGATATTAAAGACTATGGCTACGATCCGGAAAAAGCGAAGGCGCTGCTGAAAGAAGCCGGTCTGGAAAAAGGCTTCACCATCGATCTGTGGGCGATGCCGGTACAGCGTCCCTATAACCCGAATGCGCGTCGTATGGCGGAAATGATCCAGGCGGATTGGGCGAAGATTGGCGTTCAGGCCAAAATTGTCACCTATGAATGGGGCGAATACCTCAAGCGCGCTAAAGATGGCGAGCACCAGACGGTGATGATGGGCTGGACCGGCGATAATGGCGATCCGGATAACTTCTTCGCCACGCTGTTCAGCTGCGATGCCGCCCAGCAAGGCTCCAACTATTCAAAATGGTGTTATAAGCCGTTTGAAGACCTGATTCAGCCTGCGCGTGCGACCGATGACCACAACAAGCGTATTGAGCTCTATAAACAGGCCCAGGTTGTGATGCATGACCAGGCGCCAGCGCTGATCATCGCTCACTCCACGGTTTATGAGCCAGTGCGTAAAGAAGTTAAAGGCTATGTGGTTGATCCATTAGGCAAACATCACTTCGAAAACGTCTCTGTCGAATAA
- a CDS encoding putative xanthine permease (similar to E. coli putative permease (AAC75926.1); Blastp hit to AAC75926.1 (505 aa), 27% identity in aa 54 - 466), protein MPQPGLTTPDNDALPWQTTLLLALQHVLVVAATPITSVFLIAKALHFTDTVTASVLSATFLMCGLGAILQSLGVKGVGARLPFIMVPGGAPIAIFVAIALQTNIQTAIGAVILTSLFYFIALPIFRRCLHHFPPFIIGIMLLMVSINLIRLYGGLIIGQPGSADFAHPTSIILSLGTILITLIFALAFSGILRQLAVMFGLLAGTLLGMALGSTDFSGVSHGPLFSFPQLLPFGWPIFDLSASLPLLIYAVISMAEATGQTIATAEIVNSTQNVQQAIPRTIRGDAVMSLLGGIFGTSLIITSGENIGVVRTTNVKSRFVTAAAGGLLILIAIFAPLVRLATCLPGSVVCGTAVIVFSIIGVIGIDMIAREPLHTPGKTYALAMGLAMGMLPILVPGLYQNFPAGVQMVFGNGMAAGTLTAILVNSLFNWSEKRTQARVKS, encoded by the coding sequence ATGCCGCAACCTGGCCTTACTACGCCGGATAACGATGCATTACCCTGGCAAACCACCTTACTTTTGGCGCTTCAGCATGTGCTGGTCGTTGCCGCCACCCCCATTACCTCCGTCTTTCTGATCGCCAAAGCGCTCCACTTTACCGATACGGTGACCGCCTCGGTACTTAGCGCGACCTTTCTGATGTGCGGTCTGGGCGCTATTTTGCAAAGCCTGGGTGTGAAAGGGGTGGGCGCGCGTTTGCCGTTTATTATGGTACCGGGGGGCGCGCCGATTGCGATTTTCGTTGCGATCGCTTTACAGACCAATATCCAGACCGCGATTGGCGCCGTAATTCTGACCTCGCTGTTCTACTTTATCGCGTTGCCGATTTTCCGCCGCTGCCTGCACCATTTTCCCCCTTTTATCATTGGCATCATGCTGCTAATGGTGTCGATTAACCTTATTCGCCTGTACGGCGGATTGATCATTGGCCAGCCAGGGAGCGCCGACTTCGCTCATCCAACCAGTATCATTTTATCGCTGGGGACTATCCTGATAACGCTGATTTTCGCGCTGGCGTTTAGCGGTATTTTGCGCCAGCTGGCGGTGATGTTCGGCCTTTTAGCGGGAACGTTGCTGGGAATGGCGCTGGGCAGCACCGATTTTAGCGGTGTGAGTCACGGGCCGCTGTTTAGTTTCCCACAGCTTTTGCCGTTCGGCTGGCCGATTTTTGATCTCTCCGCCTCGCTGCCGTTACTGATTTACGCGGTCATCTCTATGGCTGAAGCAACCGGGCAAACGATTGCGACCGCGGAAATAGTCAATTCCACGCAAAATGTGCAGCAGGCGATTCCACGCACCATTCGTGGTGATGCGGTAATGTCGCTGCTGGGGGGGATTTTTGGCACCTCCTTAATTATCACCTCCGGCGAAAATATTGGGGTGGTACGCACCACTAATGTGAAATCGCGTTTCGTGACTGCGGCTGCCGGAGGATTGTTAATCCTGATTGCCATATTCGCGCCGCTGGTACGTCTGGCGACCTGTCTGCCAGGTTCGGTGGTGTGCGGTACGGCGGTGATTGTCTTCAGCATTATCGGGGTTATCGGTATTGATATGATTGCGCGTGAGCCACTGCATACGCCGGGTAAAACCTACGCGCTGGCGATGGGGCTGGCCATGGGAATGCTACCTATACTGGTACCCGGCCTGTATCAGAATTTCCCGGCGGGCGTACAGATGGTCTTTGGCAACGGCATGGCAGCGGGGACGTTGACGGCGATTCTGGTGAACTCGTTGTTTAACTGGAGCGAAAAGCGCACGCAGGCCAGGGTCAAAAGTTAG
- a CDS encoding putative PQQ enzyme repeat protein, translating to MAHLTQDSTFTLGRRLAGLIYADKAKSFGGYTLFAPQTAEGRVYLVDEQGEVAHQWQLPVRAGRDAVLLPNGNLGYNGSHRTSANLYPAWDLWHGGDFYEVTPDNEIVWHYEDIYHHHDAQWLANGNLLYTAASPLPADIAARVTGGDPRRDAPDGIIQSDVVKEVNRDGEVVWEWRAWEHLNPEDFPIHDIFDRRHWPMINGLSVTRDGLVLMSLRTTSGVIAVDKESGKVIWHAGPEVVAQQHTPVEMENGSILVFDNGNLRPGVTSPHSTVLEFDPQTKAITWQYRDIFPPAFFSPYMGSAQRLANGNTFICESAFGRLFEVTPEGETVWEYIIPFFNEYPEHLSKGIIPGKQNSAFRAHRYAADAISWLK from the coding sequence GTGGCACACTTAACTCAGGATTCGACTTTCACCCTTGGACGCCGTCTGGCGGGCCTTATCTACGCTGATAAGGCGAAGAGCTTTGGCGGCTATACGCTTTTTGCGCCGCAAACCGCCGAAGGGCGGGTTTACCTGGTGGACGAGCAGGGCGAAGTCGCGCATCAGTGGCAGCTTCCGGTTCGCGCCGGGCGTGATGCGGTGCTGCTGCCGAACGGTAATCTGGGTTATAACGGCAGCCACCGCACTTCAGCGAACCTCTATCCGGCGTGGGATCTCTGGCACGGCGGCGACTTCTACGAAGTGACGCCGGATAACGAAATCGTCTGGCATTACGAAGATATTTACCATCACCATGATGCGCAATGGTTGGCGAACGGTAATCTGCTGTATACCGCCGCGTCGCCGTTGCCTGCCGATATCGCCGCCCGTGTTACCGGCGGCGACCCGCGCCGCGATGCGCCGGACGGCATCATTCAGAGCGACGTCGTCAAAGAGGTCAATCGCGACGGTGAAGTGGTCTGGGAATGGCGCGCCTGGGAGCATTTGAATCCGGAAGATTTCCCGATTCATGATATTTTCGACCGCCGCCACTGGCCGATGATTAACGGCCTGTCCGTCACCCGTGATGGCTTGGTGCTGATGAGCCTGCGTACCACTTCCGGCGTCATTGCCGTGGATAAAGAGAGCGGGAAGGTTATCTGGCATGCAGGGCCGGAAGTCGTAGCGCAGCAGCACACGCCGGTTGAGATGGAGAACGGGTCGATTCTGGTTTTCGATAACGGCAACCTGCGTCCCGGCGTCACCTCGCCGCATTCCACGGTGCTGGAGTTCGATCCGCAGACCAAAGCGATTACCTGGCAGTATCGCGATATCTTCCCGCCGGCGTTTTTCTCGCCGTATATGGGGAGCGCGCAGCGGCTGGCGAACGGCAACACCTTTATCTGTGAATCGGCGTTTGGCCGCCTGTTTGAAGTCACCCCGGAAGGCGAAACGGTATGGGAATATATCATTCCGTTCTTTAATGAATATCCGGAGCACCTCAGTAAAGGCATTATTCCTGGAAAACAGAACAGCGCCTTCCGTGCGCATCGCTATGCCGCTGATGCCATTAGTTGGTTGAAATAA
- a CDS encoding putative bacterial regulatory protein (lacI family; similar to E. coli regulator for rbs operon (AAC76776.1); Blastp hit to AAC76776.1 (330 aa), 27% identity in aa 2 - 304) yields MAVQNKKRAKLIDVARHAGVSPGTVSNALHNTRFVEPQTRRRIEEAIAALNYTPNIRARQLRTGKTNTIALLSSVPLAIASGASRLGFMMEVALTSAMMALEKQHALILVPPGANPLDAVSFDAAILIEPAENDPQLQALAQAGIPCVTIGRTPGTDTPVPWVELHSAATAQLLLTHLETSGASKCALFVGNTRRTSVLESEAAYQRWCAGRQAPVVYSLNESEGENAGYQAAQQLLQAHPDVDGVLVLIDTFASGAVRAFQEQAVAIPERMRVVTRYDGIRARESLPPLTAVNMHLDEVARQAITLLFAVLSGEKISYSDGIMPELVVRASTCR; encoded by the coding sequence ATGGCTGTTCAAAATAAAAAACGCGCAAAGTTGATTGATGTTGCCCGCCATGCAGGCGTGTCGCCAGGGACAGTATCCAATGCATTGCACAACACTCGCTTTGTCGAGCCGCAGACGCGACGGCGTATTGAAGAGGCCATTGCTGCGCTCAACTACACGCCGAATATTCGCGCTCGCCAGTTACGAACCGGCAAAACCAATACCATTGCTTTGCTCTCTTCGGTGCCGCTGGCGATTGCCTCCGGCGCATCACGACTGGGATTTATGATGGAGGTGGCGTTAACGTCCGCGATGATGGCGCTGGAAAAGCAGCATGCGCTGATTCTGGTGCCGCCGGGGGCAAATCCACTGGATGCCGTCAGCTTTGACGCGGCGATCCTGATTGAGCCGGCGGAGAACGACCCGCAGCTCCAGGCGCTGGCGCAAGCGGGCATTCCCTGCGTCACCATTGGCCGCACGCCGGGGACCGACACGCCTGTGCCGTGGGTTGAGCTGCACTCGGCGGCAACAGCACAGCTTCTGCTAACGCATCTGGAGACCTCCGGCGCCAGCAAATGTGCGTTATTTGTCGGTAACACTCGGCGAACATCAGTTCTGGAGAGCGAAGCGGCTTACCAGCGCTGGTGCGCGGGGCGCCAGGCCCCCGTCGTCTACTCTCTCAATGAAAGCGAGGGTGAAAATGCCGGCTACCAGGCCGCGCAGCAGCTATTACAGGCGCATCCCGACGTTGACGGCGTGCTGGTGCTGATCGATACCTTTGCCAGCGGCGCGGTACGCGCTTTCCAGGAACAGGCAGTCGCTATCCCGGAGCGGATGCGCGTGGTCACCCGCTATGATGGTATCCGCGCGCGCGAATCGCTGCCGCCGCTGACGGCTGTGAACATGCATCTTGATGAGGTGGCGCGACAGGCAATCACGCTCCTGTTTGCCGTTTTGTCGGGTGAGAAGATCAGCTACAGCGACGGGATCATGCCTGAACTGGTGGTGAGAGCGTCAACCTGCCGGTGA
- the yhjW gene encoding putative membrane-associated metal-dependent hydrolase (membrane-protein YHJW. (SW:YHJW_SALTY)), whose product MRYIKSMTQQKLSFLLALYIGLFMNCAVFYRRFGSYAQEFTIWKGLSAVVELGATVLVTFFLLRLLSLFGRRVWRVLATLVVLFSAGASYYMTFLNVVIGYGIIASVMTTDIDLSKEVVGLHFVLWLIAVSVLPLIFIWSNHCRYTLLRQLRTPGQRFRSAAVVVLAGVMVWAPIRLLDIQQKKVERATGIDLPSYGGVVANSYLPSNWLSALGLYAWAQVDESSDNNSLINPARKFTYVAPKDGDDTYVVFIIGETTRWDHMGIFGYERNTTPKLAQEKNLAAFRGYSCDTATKLSLRCMFVREGGADNNPQRTLKEQNVFAVLKQLGFSSDLYAMQSEMWFYSNTMADNISYREQIGAEPRNRGKTVDDMLLIDEMQNSLAQNPEGKHLIILHTKGSHFNYTQRYPRSYAQWKPECIGVDSGCTKAQMINSYDNSVTYVDHFITSVFDQLRDKKAIVFYAADHGESINEREHLHGTPRNMAPPEQFRVPMLVWMSDKYLASPQHAQMFAHLKQQAEIKVPRRHVELYDTIMGCLGYTSPNGGINQNNNWCHIPDVQKVAAK is encoded by the coding sequence ATGAGATACATTAAATCGATGACGCAACAGAAACTTAGTTTCTTGCTTGCGCTCTATATCGGTCTGTTTATGAATTGCGCCGTGTTTTACCGCCGTTTCGGCAGTTATGCACAAGAATTTACCATTTGGAAAGGCCTCTCCGCAGTTGTCGAACTGGGCGCCACGGTGCTGGTCACTTTCTTCTTACTTCGTCTTCTTTCACTGTTTGGCCGACGCGTCTGGCGTGTGCTGGCCACGCTGGTGGTGCTGTTTTCCGCTGGCGCCAGTTATTACATGACCTTCCTGAACGTGGTGATTGGCTACGGCATTATTGCGTCTGTTATGACCACCGATATCGATCTCTCGAAAGAGGTGGTGGGGCTGCACTTTGTATTGTGGCTGATTGCCGTGAGCGTGCTTCCGCTCATCTTTATCTGGAGTAACCACTGTCGCTACACGTTGTTGCGCCAGCTACGTACGCCGGGGCAGCGTTTTCGCAGCGCCGCTGTAGTGGTACTCGCAGGCGTAATGGTGTGGGCGCCTATTCGCCTGCTGGATATACAGCAAAAAAAGGTTGAACGGGCGACAGGCATCGACTTACCCAGCTATGGCGGCGTGGTGGCGAACTCCTACCTGCCCTCAAACTGGTTATCTGCGTTAGGGCTGTATGCCTGGGCGCAGGTAGATGAGTCGTCGGACAATAATTCGTTAATAAACCCGGCCAGGAAATTTACCTATGTTGCGCCGAAAGATGGGGATGACACCTACGTCGTTTTCATTATCGGTGAGACGACCCGTTGGGATCACATGGGGATTTTCGGCTACGAGCGTAATACCACGCCGAAGCTGGCGCAGGAAAAAAATCTGGCGGCGTTCCGCGGCTATTCCTGCGATACCGCGACGAAGCTTTCTTTACGCTGTATGTTTGTACGGGAAGGCGGGGCGGATAATAACCCGCAGCGTACCTTAAAAGAGCAGAATGTTTTTGCCGTACTCAAACAGCTCGGATTCAGTTCCGATCTGTACGCCATGCAGAGCGAGATGTGGTTCTATAGCAATACCATGGCGGATAATATCTCTTACCGCGAGCAGATTGGCGCCGAGCCGCGTAACCGCGGTAAAACGGTGGATGACATGCTGTTGATTGATGAGATGCAGAACTCGCTTGCCCAGAATCCGGAGGGTAAGCATCTGATTATCCTGCATACCAAGGGATCGCATTTTAACTATACGCAGCGTTATCCGCGCAGCTACGCTCAGTGGAAGCCCGAATGTATTGGGGTCGATAGCGGCTGCACGAAAGCGCAGATGATCAACTCTTACGATAACTCCGTGACCTATGTGGATCACTTTATTACCAGTGTGTTCGATCAGCTACGTGATAAAAAAGCGATTGTGTTCTACGCGGCTGACCACGGCGAGTCGATTAACGAACGCGAACATTTGCACGGTACGCCGCGCAATATGGCGCCGCCGGAGCAATTCCGTGTTCCGATGCTGGTATGGATGTCGGATAAATATCTTGCCAGTCCGCAACATGCGCAGATGTTCGCTCACCTGAAACAGCAGGCGGAGATCAAAGTGCCGCGTCGTCATGTGGAGCTATACGATACGATAATGGGCTGCCTGGGGTATACATCGCCGAATGGCGGCATTAACCAGAACAACAACTGGTGCCATATTCCCGATGTGCAGAAAGTCGCCGCGAAGTAG